In the Anguilla anguilla isolate fAngAng1 chromosome 7, fAngAng1.pri, whole genome shotgun sequence genome, one interval contains:
- the LOC118232579 gene encoding uncharacterized protein DDB_G0271670-like, with product MSTLATIIPSSSTSSTEMSTSATSMPTIPMSSTEMSTSATIFPSSSTSSTEMSTSATRMPTIPMSSTEMSTSATIIPSGSTGSNKKSTSATSMSSLPMSSTEMSTLGTSMSSLPASSTEMSTLATIIPSSSTRSTEMSTSATSMLSLPTSSTEMSTLATIIPSSSTSSIEMSTSATSMSSLPMSSTDMSTSATSMSSLLTSSTEMSTLATIIPTSSTSSIEMTASATSMSSLPMSSTEMSTSATSMSSLPMRSTEMSTSAIIIPSSTTKSTDMSTSATIHVNHNNPLKFHKFN from the exons atgtctacattaGCCACAATTATCCCATCAAGTTCCACAAGTtcaactgaaatgtctacatcagctACAAGTATGCCCACAATACCAATGAGCTCTAcagaaatgtctacatcagccacaatTTTCCCCTCAAGTTCCACAAGTtcaactgaaatgtctacatcagctACAAGGATGCCCACAATACCTATGAGCTCTACAGAAATGTCAACATCAGCCACAATTATCCCCTCAGGTTCCACAGGTTCAAACAAAAAgtctacatcagccacaagtatgtcctcactacctatgagctctactgaaatgtccacattagGCACTAGTATGTCCTCACTACCTGCAAGCTCTACCGAAATGTCTACATTAGCCACAATTATCCCCTCAAGTTCCACAAGGtcaactgaaatgtctacatcagccacaagtATGTTGTCACTACCTACAAGCTCGACAGAAATGTCTACATTAGCCACAATTATCCCCTCAAGTTCCACAAGTTCAAtcgaaatgtctacatcagccacaagtatgtcctcactacCTATGAGCTCTACTGACatgtctacatcagccacaagtatgtcctcactacTTACAAGCTCTACAGAAATGTCTACATTAGCCACAATTATCCCAACAAGTTCCACAAGTTCAATTGAAATGACTGCATCAGCCACAAGCATGTCCTCACTACCTatgagctctactgaaatgtctacatcagccacaagtatgtcctcactacCTATGAGATctactgaaatgtccacatcag ccatAATAATCCCCTCAAGTACCACAAAGTCAACTGACATGTCCACATCAGccacaa TCCACGTCAACCACAATAATCCGCTCAAGTTCCACAAGTTCAACTGA
- the LOC118232578 gene encoding mucin-5AC-like yields MTKPPATTVAPPGSTTASLHTNPTSTTTSPANILDRSTTSPDTTATPSDLTNQPRSTDPAALISVSTASSTSSEPTTTGIPSYARTTHTDSTPTTKNKMPSFTTSVSSTTASATSAATPSTNTNISSAPTTTNINTAFTTITDILAHTTHKPMTKSPAVTLVTSASTATSPHTSSTSTATSLTTILDISSTSDHTTTTTASALSNEPKSTGPAVKTSAFTITSTSLEPTTSAIPSPARTTHTESGFTTKDKVSSSIGSVSSTTPSATSTATESTTTNVSSSPVTTDINTASIKKSSAAIRPPSGSTATPPHTSSTSKATSQVTIMNSSTSLAQTKTTIASTTTNEPKSTDPAAINSVFTTTSSGLEPTTTGVPSNTRTTHPDSGPTTKDKTSSSTALVSSTTALATPCNCQTYNKYCHYSCIFIYNYRFHKSHSRKTSFHSHNHWYHNNPHNLKSYFKSSDKLHNFSPWD; encoded by the exons ATGACAAAGCCTCCTGCTACTACAGTTGCACCACCTGGCTCAACTACTGCATCCTTACATACAAACCCCACTTCCACAACTACATCTCCAGCTAACATTTTGGATAGATCAACCACATCACCCGACACAACTGCTACACCTTCAGATCTTACAAATCAACCCAGATCAACAGACCCAGCAGCCCTAATATCAGTCTCAACTGCCTCCAGTACCAGTTCAGAACCCACTACTACCGGTATACCATCATATGCCAGgacaacacacactgactcaacgcccacaacaaaaaacaaaatgccatCCTTCACAACTTCTGTTTCTTCTACAACTGCCTCAGCTACATCTGCAGCCACAccatccacaaacacaaatatttcctCTGCCCCAACAACCACAAATATTAATACTGCCTTCACAACGATAACAGACATTTTAGCACATACAACTCACAAACCCATGACAAAATCTCCTGCCGTGACACTTGTAACTTCTGCTTCAACTGCTACATCCCCACATACAAGCTCCACTTCAACAGCTACATCTCTAACCACCATTTTGGATATATCATCCACATCAGACCACACAACAACTACTACAGCTTCAGCTCTTTCAAATGAACCCAAGTCAACAGGTCCAGCAGTTAAAACTTCTGCCTTCACTATCACCAGTACCAGTTTAGAACCCACAACATCAGCGATACCCTCACCTGCCAGGACAACACACACTGAATCAGGTTTCACAACTAAAGATAAAGTTTCATCCTCCATAGGTTCTGTTTCCTCTACCACTCCATCAGCTACATCAACAGCCACAGAGTCCACGACCACAAATGTTTCTTCttctccagtaaccactgataTTAATACTGCCTCCATAAAAAAATCATCTGCTGCTATACGTCCACCTTCTGGCTCAACTGCGACACCTCCACACACAAGCTCCACTTCTAAAGCTACATCTCAAGTCACCATTATGAATAGTTCAACCTCATTAGCCCAAACAAAAACTACTATAGCTTCCACTACTACTAATGAACCCAAATCAACAGACCCAGCTGCCATAAATTCAGTCTTTACCACCACCAGTTCCGGATTAGAACCCACAACTACAGGTGTACCCTCAAATACCAGGACAACACACCCTGATTCAGGGCCTACAACTAAAGACAAAACATCATCCTCCACAGCTTTGGTTTCCTCTACAACTGCCTTAGCTAC GCCCTGCAACTGCCAAACCTACAACAAGTACTGCCACTACTCTTGCATATTCATCTACAACTACAGATTTCACAAATCACACAGCCGCAAAACTTCCTTCCACTCCCACAACCACTGGTATCACAACAACCCCCACAACCTCAAAAGTTACTTTAAGTCCTCTGACAAGTTACACAACTTCAGTCCATGGGACTAG
- the LOC118232577 gene encoding mucin-5AC-like — translation MPSFTTSVSSTTASATSAATPSTNTNISSAPTTTNINTAFITITDILAHTTHKPMTKSPAVTLVTSASTATSPHTSSTSTATSLTTILEKSSTSDHTTTTTASALSNEPKSTGPAVKTSAFTITSTSLEPTTSAIPSPARTTHTESGFTTKDKVPSSIGSVSSTTPSATSPATESSTTNASSSPVTTDINTASMKKSSAATRLPSGSTATPPHTSSTSKATSQVSIMNSSTSLAQTKTTIASTPTNEPKSTDPAAINSVLTTTSSGLEPTTTGVPSNTRTTHPDSGPTTKDKTSSSTALVSSTTASATSAATASTNTNISSAPATTNINTAFIRITDILAHTTHKPMTKTSVSTLEPSGSSTASPRTSSTSTATSQADVNDTSTTLTHTTTTTTSSLNNEPKSTDQAIITSVFTATSNSLEPTTIGIPSTAKTIHTDSGPTTKNKITSSTNSVFSTPPSAISTATNVTSAPIATNINTAFVTTTNLVGPATAKPTTSTATTLAYSATTTDFTNHTAAKLPSTPTTTAQINRPSSPNISLNCLQY, via the exons atgccatCCTTCACAACTTCTGTTTCTTCTACAACTGCCTCAGCTACATCTGCAGCCACAccatccacaaacacaaatatttcctCTGCCCCAACAACCACAAATATTAATACTGCCTTCATAACGATAACAGACATTTTAGCACATACAACTCACAAACCCATGACAAAATCTCCTGCCGTGACACTTGTAACTTCTGCTTCAACTGCTACATCCCCACATACAAGCTCCACTTCAACAGCTACATCTCTAACCACCATTTTGGAAAAATCATCCACATCAGACCACACAACAACCACTACAGCTTCAGCTCTTTCAAATGAACCCAAGTCAACAGGTCCAGCAGTTAAAACTTCTGCCTTCACTATCACCAGTACCAGTTTAGAACCCACAACATCAGCGATACCCTCACCTGCCAGGACAACACACACTGAATCAGGGTTCACAACTAAAGATAAAGTTCCATCCTCCATAGGTTCTGTTTCCTCTACCACTCCATCAGCTACATCACCAGCCACAGAGTCCTCAACCACAAATGCTTCTTCttctccagtaaccactgataTTAATACTGCCTCCATGAAAAAATCATCTGCTGCTACACGTCTACCTTCTGGCTCAACTGCGACACCTCCACACACAAGCTCCACTTCTAAAGCTACATCTCAAGTCAGCATTATGAATAGTTCAACCTCATTAGCCCAAACAAAAACTACTATAGCTTCCACTCCTACTAATGAACCCAAATCAACAGACCCAGCAGCCATAAATTCAGTCCTTACCACCACCAGTTCCGGATTAGAACCCACAACTACAGGTGTACCCTCAAATACCAGGACAACACACCCTGATTCAGGGCCTACAACTAAAGACAAAACATCATCCTCCACAGCTTTGGTTTCCTCTACAACTGCCTCAGCTACGTCTGCAGCCACAGCAtccacaaatacaaatatttcttCTGCACCGGCAACCACAAATATTAATACTGCCTTCATAAGGATAACAGACATTTTAGCCCATACAACTCACAAACCCATGACAAAAACTTCTGTTTCAACACTTGAACCTTCTGGTTCATCTACAGCGTCCCCACGTACAAGCTCCACTTCAACAGCTACATCTCAAGCCGATGTTAATGATACATCAACAACATTAACCCACACAACCACTACTACAACTTCATCTCTTAATAATGAACCCAAATCGACAGACCAAGCAATCATAACATCAGTCTTCACTGCCACCAGTAACAGTTTAGAACCTACAACTATAGGCATACCCTCAACTGCCAAGACAATACACACTGATTCAGGGCCTacaactaaaaacaaaataacatccTCCACAAATTCTGTTTTCTCTACTCCTCCCTCAGCTATATCTACAGCTACAAATGTTACTTCAGCCCCTATAGCCACTAATATTAATACTGCCTTTGTGACCACAACCAACCTTGTAGGCCCTGCAACTGCCAAACCTACAACAAGTACTGCCACTACTCTTGCATATTCAGCTACAACTACAGATTTCACAAATCACACAGCCGCGAAACTTCCTTCCACTCCCACAACCACTG CCCAGATCAACAGACCCAGCAGCCCTAATATCAGTCTCAACTGCCTCCAGTACTAG
- the LOC118232580 gene encoding uncharacterized protein PB18E9.04c-like gives MHCLFFIVALGVSAVTSTTSSTTPFSSMSPSTTDSTSSTQIPTSPTSVFSTPASSTEMSTSATSTSSLPTSSSSISTSATSMSLLPTNSTEMSTSTTSMSSLLTRSSAMSTPITSLSSLPMSSTDMSSSGTSISPVPISSAEMSMSTSINPSSSTRSTEMYTSAISMSSQPTRSTDMSTSGTSMASVLTSSNAMSTSTTSMFSLPTSSTEMTSSGTSISPLPLSSTEMSTPTTNDPSSSKSSTEMSTSGTSMSSLPTSSTEMSMSTTVMPLSSTRSTGMSTSGISTSSLPTSNIGISTSATMIPSSSTRSTEMSTSATSMFSLPMSSTEMSTSATNIPSSSTSSTEMSTSATSMSSLPTSSTEMSTSGTSMSSLPMSSTEMSTRGTSMSSLPTSATEMSTSATIIPSSSTSSTEMSTSATSMSSVPKSSTEMSTSATMIPSSSISSTEMSTSARSMSSLPMSSTEMSTSGTSMSSLPISSTEMSTLATIIPSSSTSSTEMSTSATSMSSIPMSSTEMSTSATIIPSSSTGSNEMSTSATSMSSLPISSTEMSTSGTSMSSLLTSSTEMSTLATIIPSSSTSSIEMSTSATSMSSLPMSSTEMSTSGTSMSSLPTSSTEMSTLATIIPSSSTSSTEMSTSATSMFSMPMSSTEMSTSATIIPSSSTGSNEMSTSATSMSSIPMSSTEMSTSATIIPSSSTGSNKMHKYVLTTYKLYRNVYISHNYPVKFHKFNRNVYISHKYVLITYELY, from the exons ATGCAttgcttatttttcattgtaGCTCTGGGTGTGAGTGCGGTGACGTCAACCACTTCATCGACAACTCCTTTCTCATCAATGTCTCCATCAACCACAG ATTCCACAAGTTCTACTCAAATTCCTACATCACCCACGAGTGTGTTCTCAACACCTGcaagctctactgaaatgtcaaCATCAGCTACAAGTACGTCCTCGCTACCTACAAGCTCTAGTTCAATTTCTACATCCGCCACAAGTATGTCATTACTACCTACAAACTctactgaaatgtccacatcaaccacaagtatgtcctcactGCTGACAAGATCTAGTGCAATGTCGACACCCATCACAAGTTTGTCCTCACTACCTATGAGCTCTACTGACATGTCTTCATCAGGCACAAGTATATCTCCAGTACCTATAAGCTCTGCTGAAATGTCAATGTCAACCTCCATTAACCCCTCAAGTTCCACAAGGTCAACTGAAATGTATACTTCAGCTATAAGTATGTCCTCGCAACCTACAAGGTCTACTGACATGTCTACATCAGGCACAAGTATGGCTTCAGTACTAACTAGCTCAAATGCAATGTCCACATCGACGACAAGTATGTTTTCACTGCCTACAAGTTCTACTGAAATGACTTCATCAGGCACAAGTATATCTCCACTACCTCtaagctctactgaaatgtcaaCGCCAACCACCAATGACCCCTCTAGTTCCAAAAGTTCcactgaaatgtctacatcaggtacaagtatgtcctcactacCTACAAGCTCTACAGAAATGTCAATGTCAACCACAGTTATGCCTTTAAGTTCCACAAGATCAACTGGGATGTCTACTTCGGGCATAAGCACATCCTCACTACCTACAAGCAATATTGGAATATCGACATCAGCCACAATGATCCCCTCAAGTTCTACACGTtcaactgaaatgtctacatcagccacaagtATGTTCTCACTACCTatgagctctactgaaatgtctacatcagccacaaaTATCCCCTCAAGTTCCACAAGTTCAAccgaaatgtctacatcagccacaagtATGTCGTCACTACCCACAAGTTctactgaaatgtccacatcaggcacaagtatgtcctcactacctatgagctctactgaaatgtccacaagaggaacaagtatgtcctcactacCTACAAGCgctactgaaatgtctacatcagccacaatTATCCCCTCAAGTTCCACAAGTtcaactgaaatgtctacatcagccacaagtATGTCCTCAGTACCCAaaagctctactgaaatgtctacatcagccacaatGATCCCCTCAAGTTCCATAAGTtcaactgaaatgtctacatcagccagaagtatgtcctcactacctatgagctctactgaaatgtccacatcaggcacaagtatgtcctcactacctataagctctactgaaatgtctacattaGCCACAATTATCCCATCAAGTTCCACAAGTtcaactgaaatgtctacatcagctACAAGTATGTCCTCAATACCTatgagctctactgaaatgtctacatcagccacaatTATCCCCTCAAGTTCCACAGGTTCAAacgaaatgtctacatcagccacaagtatgtcctcactacctattagctctactgaaatgtccacatcaggcacaagtatgtcctcactacTTACAAGCTCTACAGAAATGTCTACATTAGCCACAATTATCCCATCAAGTTCCACAAGTTCAAtcgaaatgtctacatcagccacaagtatgtcctcactacctatgagctctactgaaatgtccacatcaggcacaagtatgtcctcactacctacaagctctactgaaatgtctacattaGCCACAATTATCCCATCAAGTTCCACAAGTtcaactgaaatgtctacatcagctACAAGTATGTTCTCAATGCCTatgagctctactgaaatgtctacatcagccacaatTATCCCCTCAAGTTCCACAGGTTCAAacgaaatgtctacatcagccacaagtATGTCCTCAATACCTatgagctctactgaaatgtccacatcagCCACAATTATCCCCTCAAGTTCCACAGgttcaaacaaaat gcacaagtatgtcctcactacTTACAAGCTCTACAGAAATGTCTACATTAGCCACAATTATCCCGTCAAGTTCCACAAGTTCAAtcgaaatgtctacatcagccacaagtATGTCCTCATTACCTatgagctctactga